One part of the Candidatus Nanopelagicales bacterium genome encodes these proteins:
- a CDS encoding tRNA (adenine-N1)-methyltransferase, which yields MTSTGADQRRGVLKPGDRVQLTDPKKHLHTITLEPGGQFHTARGAIAHDDLIGGPEGVVVLSSNGTQYLAQRPLLRDFVLSMPRGATVIYPKDAALIVGFADIFPGARVIEAGAGSGAMTCSLLRAVGDEGFVHSFERREDFATIAAENVQRYFGSEHPAWELTVGDLATSLTDTDVDRAVLDMLAPWECIAAVGGALRPGGVLCIYVATTTQLSRTVETIRELGGWTEPESLETMLRTWHAEGLAVRPDHRMIGHTGFIITTRKLAAGVEAPKRRLRPSKGAYGSDWNGPTADSPSPKTDENG from the coding sequence ATGACCTCAACTGGTGCCGATCAACGTCGCGGCGTGCTCAAACCGGGTGATCGAGTCCAGTTGACGGACCCGAAGAAGCACCTCCACACCATCACGCTGGAACCGGGTGGTCAGTTCCACACAGCCCGGGGGGCGATTGCGCACGACGACCTCATTGGCGGCCCTGAGGGCGTAGTCGTGCTCTCAAGCAACGGGACTCAGTACCTTGCGCAGCGTCCGCTCCTGCGCGATTTCGTGCTGTCCATGCCTCGCGGCGCAACCGTCATTTATCCCAAGGACGCGGCTCTCATCGTCGGTTTCGCCGACATCTTTCCTGGTGCGCGCGTTATCGAAGCCGGAGCTGGCTCCGGTGCCATGACCTGTTCCTTGTTGCGGGCCGTCGGGGACGAGGGCTTCGTTCATTCATTCGAGCGCCGCGAAGATTTCGCGACGATCGCGGCCGAGAATGTCCAGCGCTACTTTGGCAGTGAGCATCCGGCGTGGGAACTGACCGTTGGTGACTTGGCGACGAGCCTTACCGACACCGACGTGGATCGAGCAGTTCTGGACATGCTCGCACCCTGGGAGTGCATTGCCGCAGTGGGTGGGGCCCTTCGGCCTGGCGGGGTTCTGTGCATTTACGTGGCCACGACGACCCAGTTGTCGCGAACGGTCGAGACGATCCGGGAACTGGGTGGGTGGACCGAGCCCGAGTCGCTGGAGACCATGCTGCGAACGTGGCACGCCGAAGGCCTCGCTGTGCGACCGGATCACCGAATGATCGGCCATACCGGATTCATCATCACGACCCGCAAGCTCGCTGCCGGAGTGGAGGCGCCCAAGCGCCGACTACGCCCCTCCAAAGGCGCCTACGGCAGTGATTGGAACGGCCCCACGGCCGATTCGCCCTCGCCCAAGACCGACGAGAATGGGTAG
- a CDS encoding ABC transporter ATP-binding protein encodes MTDTSTQSPASGAAAHARGLSKIYGTADTRVVALDSVDVDLVAGEFTAIMGPSGSGKSTLMHCMAGLDQASTGEVYIGDVELTGLSDKALTKLRRESIGFVFQSFNLVPTLTAKENITLPVDIAGRKIDQQWFDTIVDTVGLRDRLGHKPTELSGGQQQRVACARALASQPHIIFADEPTGNLDSTSSAEVLGFLRRSVDEFGQTIVIVTHEPVAASYADRVIFLADGHIVDELREPTAESVLDCMKRLDTELEAPAAS; translated from the coding sequence GTGACTGACACCTCGACACAATCTCCTGCCAGTGGCGCCGCAGCGCATGCCCGTGGCCTATCCAAGATCTACGGAACCGCCGACACCCGCGTTGTCGCGCTGGATAGCGTGGACGTCGATCTGGTCGCAGGTGAGTTCACCGCCATCATGGGCCCTTCTGGCTCGGGCAAAAGCACCCTCATGCACTGCATGGCAGGCCTCGATCAGGCATCGACCGGCGAGGTCTACATCGGAGACGTCGAGCTGACCGGGCTGTCCGACAAAGCCCTGACCAAACTGCGTCGCGAGTCCATCGGCTTCGTTTTCCAGAGTTTCAACCTGGTGCCGACGCTGACGGCCAAGGAGAACATCACCCTGCCCGTCGACATTGCTGGCCGGAAGATCGACCAGCAGTGGTTCGACACAATTGTCGACACGGTTGGATTGCGCGATCGCCTCGGTCACAAGCCGACGGAACTTTCAGGTGGGCAGCAGCAGCGGGTCGCCTGCGCTCGCGCATTGGCCAGCCAACCGCACATCATCTTCGCCGACGAGCCCACCGGGAACCTCGACTCCACGAGTAGCGCGGAGGTGCTTGGATTCCTGCGTCGCAGCGTCGACGAATTCGGTCAAACGATCGTGATCGTCACGCATGAGCCGGTTGCGGCCTCCTACGCCGATCGCGTCATCTTCCTGGCCGACGGCCACATCGTTGATGAACTGCGGGAGCCCACGGCGGAATCAGTGCTGGATTGCATGAAGAGGCTGGACACCGAGCTCGAAGCACCAGCCGCTAGCTAG
- a CDS encoding HAD family phosphatase yields the protein MAALKAVLFDMDGTLVDTETLWEESEVRTMAGFGYEWTRADQLHAMGGPVERVVTYMSDRCGAEPADIEAALVADIEALMAAAPLPVQAGVHEIHDELVAAGIPVGLVTNSWRRLMDNVLSVIPLTFDVTIAGDEVASPKPDPQPYVEACRMLSVDPRNVVVIEDSPTGVESATAAGCIVVAVPQGNRIEPAPRRLVVESLAHLNLARLRALAEQN from the coding sequence TCGACATGGACGGAACGCTGGTGGACACAGAAACACTGTGGGAGGAGTCCGAGGTTCGCACCATGGCGGGGTTTGGGTACGAATGGACCCGTGCCGATCAACTCCACGCAATGGGCGGGCCTGTCGAGCGGGTCGTGACCTACATGTCAGATCGGTGTGGAGCCGAACCCGCGGACATTGAGGCCGCGTTGGTTGCCGACATCGAGGCACTCATGGCGGCTGCGCCGCTACCAGTCCAGGCTGGCGTCCACGAGATTCACGACGAACTCGTCGCGGCCGGAATACCTGTGGGCCTTGTTACCAACTCTTGGCGGCGGTTGATGGACAACGTGCTCTCCGTCATACCGCTCACGTTCGATGTGACCATAGCCGGCGATGAGGTTGCCTCACCCAAGCCCGACCCGCAGCCCTACGTGGAAGCCTGCCGAATGCTTTCGGTCGACCCCCGGAATGTCGTCGTCATCGAGGACTCACCAACGGGCGTGGAGTCGGCAACGGCGGCGGGCTGCATCGTCGTGGCCGTTCCGCAGGGTAACCGAATCGAGCCGGCGCCACGCAGACTGGTAGTCGAATCGCTGGCTCACCTGAATCTTGCTCGACTGCGTGCCCTGGCCGAACAGAACTAG
- a CDS encoding PD-(D/E)XK nuclease family protein: MPATETPNREVRATPASTADQPESPDQPVAQVAPPGLPAGIALSPSRASDFLTCPLLFRFRAIDRIPERPSSAAVRGTLVHAVLENLFDLPAAERTLAAAHQLLMPTWRSLLDDDPNLSFALDSGAEFDAEALTEAPVASPAVLADWIASAEPLLETYFALEDPSRLEPAARELRLEMRLDEGPALRGIVDRLDVAPGDLLRVVDYKTGRSPGPGFEQKALFQMRFYALMLWRTRGVLPKRLQLMYLGDSEVLQYEPTEDELVGFERKLRALWQAITKVAERGDWEPRPSRLCDWCDHHSRCPAKGGTPPPLPSGLGVTEQAVT; encoded by the coding sequence ATGCCAGCAACAGAGACGCCCAACCGGGAGGTCCGCGCGACGCCAGCGTCGACGGCCGACCAACCAGAAAGCCCCGATCAGCCCGTCGCGCAAGTCGCTCCGCCTGGACTGCCAGCCGGTATCGCGTTGTCGCCGTCGAGGGCATCGGACTTTCTCACCTGCCCGCTGCTGTTCCGCTTCCGCGCCATCGATCGCATTCCGGAGCGTCCGAGCTCGGCCGCAGTGCGCGGAACCCTCGTCCACGCGGTGCTGGAGAACCTCTTCGATTTACCAGCAGCCGAACGCACCCTCGCTGCTGCGCACCAGTTGCTCATGCCTACCTGGCGCTCGCTACTTGACGACGATCCAAACCTCAGTTTTGCCCTCGATTCCGGCGCCGAATTCGATGCCGAGGCACTGACCGAGGCCCCGGTCGCCTCCCCCGCCGTACTCGCCGACTGGATCGCCAGCGCCGAACCCCTGCTGGAGACCTACTTTGCCCTGGAAGACCCGAGTCGACTGGAGCCTGCCGCGCGCGAGCTTCGCCTTGAGATGCGACTCGACGAGGGTCCAGCTTTGCGCGGGATCGTCGATCGCCTCGACGTCGCCCCCGGGGATCTGCTGCGAGTCGTGGACTACAAGACGGGTCGCTCACCCGGACCGGGATTTGAGCAGAAGGCGCTGTTTCAGATGCGCTTCTACGCGCTGATGCTTTGGCGGACCAGAGGGGTTTTGCCCAAGCGACTTCAGTTGATGTATCTCGGCGATTCCGAAGTGCTTCAGTACGAGCCGACCGAGGACGAGTTGGTTGGGTTCGAGCGCAAGCTTCGTGCGCTGTGGCAGGCCATCACCAAGGTGGCCGAGCGTGGTGACTGGGAGCCGAGGCCGTCGCGATTGTGCGATTGGTGTGACCATCACTCGCGATGCCCGGCCAAGGGTGGTACACCACCGCCCCTACCGAGCGGCCTCGGCGTCACCGAGCAGGCAGTAACCTGA